The Borrelia sp. HM sequence CTGTTGAAGGTAGTATCATTATTGATATGGATATTGCTACGGCTCTTTTTGTGGCATCTAAGTTAAATTTTGAGGAGTATACTGATTTTGATGATGAAGAAACTAAGGAAATGGTAGCTGCAACTCTTACAGAAGTTGGTAATATTATTGCTGGTAATTTTGTTACTACTTTACATGCTAAGGGTTTTGTGTTTGATATAACCCCACCAGCTTTTATTTATGGAGAAAATATGAAAATAAGTAATAAAGGTTCTGAAGCTTTAATAGTACCTTTTACTTTGCCAGATGGTAAAATCATAGAAGTTAATATTGCAATAAGAGAGAGGGTTTGATATTATTATGAATTTGAAAGTACTTATTATAATACAAGAAGAGGGTTTAATATGATTCAGAAAACTACAATTGCTACGGATTCTTTATCTAAGCCAAGAGGGATTAATTATGATACAGGACTCCCTTTTAATGTTTTAATTGTTGATGATTCAGTTTTTACTGTAAAGCAGCTTACACAAATTTTTACTTCTGAAGGGTTTAATGTTATTGATACTGCTGCTGATGGTGAGGAGGCTGTGATTAAGTATAAAAATCACTACCCTAACATTGATGTTGTTACTCTTGATATTACTATGCCTAGAATGGATGGGATCACTTGTCTTTCTAATATTATGGAATTTGATGCAAATGCCAAAATCATAATGATTTCTGCTTTGGGGAAAGAGCAGTTGGTTAAGGATTGTTTGATTAAAGGTGCAAAGACTTTTATTGTAAAGCCTCTTGATAGAGCCAAGGTTCTTCAAAGAGTTATGTCT is a genomic window containing:
- a CDS encoding chemotaxis protein CheX yields the protein MRIDYIEPFLDAASSVLRDMLLVEDIHMGSPGLKSINQKIKGVSVIVGLAGSVEGSIIIDMDIATALFVASKLNFEEYTDFDDEETKEMVAATLTEVGNIIAGNFVTTLHAKGFVFDITPPAFIYGENMKISNKGSEALIVPFTLPDGKIIEVNIAIRERV
- a CDS encoding response regulator; amino-acid sequence: MIQKTTIATDSLSKPRGINYDTGLPFNVLIVDDSVFTVKQLTQIFTSEGFNVIDTAADGEEAVIKYKNHYPNIDVVTLDITMPRMDGITCLSNIMEFDANAKIIMISALGKEQLVKDCLIKGAKTFIVKPLDRAKVLQRVMSVFVK